One segment of Nostoc piscinale CENA21 DNA contains the following:
- a CDS encoding DUF6887 family protein yields MSNQNYQTMSDEQLRDYVRYHPQDIEAFHALMDRLAQRPGVLCTTDEEIEAELRRRIQAQQD; encoded by the coding sequence ATGAGCAATCAAAATTATCAAACAATGTCGGATGAGCAGTTAAGGGATTATGTTCGATATCATCCGCAAGATATTGAAGCATTTCACGCCTTAATGGATAGATTAGCTCAACGTCCAGGAGTGCTTTGTACTACAGATGAAGAGATAGAAGCAGAGTTACGCAGACGAATACAGGCACAGCAGGATTAA